Proteins encoded by one window of Silvibacterium dinghuense:
- a CDS encoding TolC family protein: MRKSISPLFRGMPFLLATAFIASPFVFAQTAGPTQPASLTLATAENTALLNQPRMLAAQQRARAAGEQIREARSADFPTIGFNTTGVRVADPGTATAAGNITTSSISDRFAYGGTLSQLVTDFGRTHALVQQSRDQASAQADLAILTRAQVRLNVRTAYYQVLGAEAVLRAAQSAKATRELVAHQLTELSKSELRSTLDVQFATVLVEQADLAVVQAQSLVAQDRAHLATAMGLQQSIAAPLADESPAGDPLPASPDSLQHDAQTQRADLQAAVAQQSAAQHYAEAEQRLSWPKLTVLAAAGQIPYHDATLHDDYAAAGFNLNIPIFNGGLFAAQRAQAAHEASAAARDTQQVRLEVNEQVQSAWYRAEEAFQSIAVTAKLVAASREALRLAQDRYDAGLGSIVELNEAQLNETSAEIQAADANYTYLTRRAQLDFATGQLN; encoded by the coding sequence TTGCGGAAGTCCATTTCCCCGCTCTTCCGTGGCATGCCATTTTTACTTGCCACTGCCTTTATCGCTTCTCCCTTTGTCTTCGCTCAGACTGCTGGCCCCACACAACCGGCGAGCCTGACCCTCGCTACGGCAGAAAATACGGCACTCCTGAATCAACCTCGCATGCTCGCCGCCCAGCAACGCGCACGCGCCGCAGGAGAACAGATTCGGGAGGCACGCTCCGCCGACTTCCCCACGATCGGCTTCAATACCACCGGCGTACGCGTCGCCGATCCCGGTACAGCAACGGCTGCCGGCAACATTACCACCTCTTCCATCTCGGATCGCTTCGCGTATGGCGGAACTCTCTCCCAGCTCGTCACGGACTTTGGACGAACCCACGCACTTGTGCAACAAAGCCGCGACCAGGCATCGGCACAGGCTGATCTTGCTATCCTGACCCGGGCGCAGGTGCGTCTCAATGTGCGCACAGCCTACTATCAGGTACTCGGCGCAGAGGCTGTGCTCCGCGCCGCGCAATCCGCAAAAGCTACCCGTGAGCTGGTCGCGCATCAACTCACCGAGCTTTCTAAAAGCGAGCTGCGTTCCACGCTCGACGTGCAATTCGCAACCGTCCTGGTCGAGCAGGCCGATCTTGCCGTCGTGCAGGCGCAGAGCCTTGTCGCGCAGGACCGCGCACATCTGGCAACGGCAATGGGACTGCAGCAGTCCATCGCTGCGCCACTCGCGGATGAGAGCCCCGCCGGAGATCCGCTCCCCGCATCGCCAGATAGTCTCCAACATGACGCACAGACACAGCGTGCCGATCTACAGGCCGCAGTGGCTCAGCAAAGCGCAGCACAACACTATGCCGAGGCCGAACAGCGGCTTTCCTGGCCAAAGCTGACTGTCCTTGCCGCAGCCGGTCAGATTCCTTATCACGACGCAACGCTGCATGACGATTATGCCGCCGCAGGATTCAATCTGAATATCCCCATATTTAACGGCGGTCTCTTTGCCGCGCAGCGTGCGCAGGCAGCGCATGAGGCCAGCGCCGCCGCACGAGATACCCAACAGGTACGGCTCGAGGTCAATGAACAGGTGCAAAGCGCCTGGTATCGAGCCGAAGAGGCATTCCAGAGCATCGCCGTCACCGCCAAACTCGTCGCCGCCAGCAGAGAGGCTCTGCGCCTCGCGCAGGATCGATACGACGCCGGACTTGGCAGCATCGTCGAGCTGAACGAAGCACAGTTGAATGAAACGTCGGCCGAGATACAGGCCGCCGATGCCAATTACACCTACCTCACCCGCCGCGCCCAGCTTGACTTTGCAACCGGCCAGCTCAACTGA
- a CDS encoding efflux RND transporter periplasmic adaptor subunit: MTPRKRTVLFGSLTAVSALLAACSKQAAPTEATPTVPVAAVGYANLQNDLVLTAEFHPYQDVDVMAKVAGYVRQINVDIGDHVHQGQILATLEVPEIQDDLAKAKAGQAAAEANIATAEAAVEHARAAASIASLSYQRIEDVANRDRGLVPKQEVDVAQSRKAEASAQLDSAVSSLKAAQQARLEADSEYSRADAMVQYATIRAPFTGVVTKRYANTGSMIQAGISSQTQAMPLVSLAQNDLLRLILPVPVSDVSSIHNGEAVDVDVVSLGRTLKGTVTRYADSVQFSTRTMDTEVDVPNPQGTLVPGMYAEVHLHLAPRPHVLSVPVDAVDGIGTAAEQAWVIRDGALHLVPVTTGLQTPNRIEILSGLAEGDQIAVGRHTGLSDGEHVNPVPATYESASADRH; the protein is encoded by the coding sequence ATGACGCCTCGGAAAAGAACTGTCTTATTTGGAAGCCTTACTGCCGTCAGCGCTCTTCTCGCCGCCTGCTCAAAACAGGCAGCTCCCACGGAAGCGACGCCTACCGTTCCGGTAGCCGCGGTCGGCTATGCGAACCTACAGAACGATCTTGTATTGACGGCCGAATTCCACCCTTACCAGGATGTCGATGTCATGGCCAAGGTCGCCGGCTATGTCAGGCAGATCAACGTCGACATCGGCGATCACGTCCATCAGGGACAGATACTCGCCACGCTCGAAGTCCCTGAAATACAGGATGACCTTGCAAAAGCAAAAGCAGGTCAAGCTGCAGCCGAGGCGAATATCGCCACCGCAGAGGCTGCTGTCGAACATGCCAGGGCCGCAGCCAGCATCGCATCCCTCTCTTACCAGCGCATTGAAGATGTGGCCAATCGCGATCGTGGCCTCGTGCCGAAGCAGGAAGTCGACGTCGCGCAGTCGCGCAAAGCCGAAGCCAGCGCGCAACTGGACAGCGCCGTTTCATCACTGAAAGCTGCGCAGCAGGCGCGTCTCGAAGCCGATTCTGAATATTCGCGCGCAGACGCGATGGTGCAATACGCGACGATTCGAGCGCCTTTCACCGGGGTCGTCACAAAGCGGTATGCCAATACCGGCTCAATGATCCAGGCAGGTATCTCCTCCCAGACGCAGGCTATGCCCCTCGTCAGCCTCGCACAGAATGACCTTCTCCGTCTGATCCTGCCCGTCCCTGTCAGCGATGTCTCCAGCATCCACAATGGCGAAGCCGTGGACGTGGATGTGGTCAGCCTCGGCCGCACGCTCAAGGGCACAGTCACTCGCTACGCCGATTCCGTGCAGTTCTCCACGCGCACCATGGACACGGAAGTGGATGTGCCGAACCCACAGGGCACACTCGTTCCCGGCATGTATGCCGAAGTCCATCTCCATCTCGCTCCCCGACCTCACGTTCTCAGCGTCCCTGTTGACGCGGTCGACGGCATCGGAACTGCCGCCGAGCAGGCATGGGTTATACGCGACGGCGCATTGCATCTGGTCCCAGTCACCACCGGTCTGCAGACTCCCAATCGCATCGAGATTCTCTCCGGTCTCGCGGAAGGCGATCAGATTGCGGTTGGCCGTCACACCGGCTTATCCGATGGTGAGCATGTGAATCCGGTTCCCGCTACGTACGAATCCGCATCCGCCGACAGGCACTAA
- a CDS encoding response regulator transcription factor: MTRSCEMMRVGEMGMSSARAKILIIDDDRKLSEAVAAGGDGAGYEVLTAGSAEEGFFLIHNQHPDLLILDLTLPQRTGLDLLQQLRSEGTDVRVLILTSHNTIDDRVTGLRLGADDYLGKPFSFPELLARIDVQLRRTVPAQTAAMLQVADLCVDAKKRMAMRDGQRLELTVREFDLLLYLVENRGRTVSREMLARDIWHETSRFTPIDNVIDVQVARLRRKIDDPFGVKLLQTVRGLGFTLREPEV; this comes from the coding sequence GTGACGCGGAGCTGCGAAATGATGAGAGTGGGTGAAATGGGCATGTCTTCTGCACGAGCGAAAATCCTGATCATCGATGACGACAGGAAGCTGTCAGAAGCAGTAGCTGCGGGGGGAGACGGCGCCGGCTACGAAGTTCTGACTGCAGGCTCGGCAGAGGAGGGATTTTTCCTTATACACAATCAGCATCCCGACTTGCTGATACTGGACCTGACACTCCCGCAACGCACCGGACTGGATTTGCTTCAGCAACTGCGTAGTGAGGGTACGGATGTACGCGTGCTGATTCTTACCTCGCACAACACAATCGACGACCGGGTTACGGGATTGCGCCTGGGCGCGGATGACTACCTCGGCAAGCCGTTTTCATTTCCAGAGCTGCTGGCACGCATTGATGTACAGTTACGGCGGACTGTTCCGGCTCAGACTGCGGCGATGCTGCAGGTAGCAGACCTATGCGTGGATGCGAAAAAGAGAATGGCCATGCGTGATGGGCAGCGATTGGAACTAACGGTGCGGGAGTTCGACCTGCTGTTGTATCTCGTCGAGAACCGCGGGCGCACGGTATCCCGCGAGATGCTGGCGCGGGATATATGGCACGAAACTTCGCGCTTCACCCCGATCGACAATGTCATCGATGTACAGGTCGCGCGGCTGCGCAGAAAGATCGACGACCCGTTCGGAGTAAAGCTGCTGCAGACCGTTCGCGGGCTGGGTTTCACGCTACGGGAGCCGGAGGTCTGA
- a CDS encoding DUF190 domain-containing protein, giving the protein MLNIGPALKVTIHLNRDTGAKHGFLVDDILDFLQKRGIAGATAIQAFAGFGAHRRLHTEGAGDVGGEHLPVLIYFIDEPAKIDAILDDLLAFVTDGLVEMHPTQVLRSITATEKVIT; this is encoded by the coding sequence ATGCTCAACATCGGGCCGGCACTCAAGGTGACGATCCATCTCAATCGAGATACAGGCGCCAAGCACGGCTTCCTGGTCGATGACATCCTCGATTTCCTGCAGAAACGCGGTATTGCAGGCGCCACTGCCATCCAGGCCTTCGCAGGTTTCGGTGCACACCGGCGCCTGCACACCGAGGGAGCGGGTGACGTCGGAGGAGAACATCTTCCCGTTCTTATCTATTTCATCGATGAACCGGCGAAGATCGACGCAATCCTCGACGACCTTCTCGCTTTTGTCACCGATGGTCTCGTCGAGATGCACCCAACGCAGGTGCTCCGCTCCATCACTGCCACGGAAAAGGTCATTACCTAG